A single region of the Myripristis murdjan chromosome 3, fMyrMur1.1, whole genome shotgun sequence genome encodes:
- the bcl2l10 gene encoding bcl-2-like protein 10 isoform X2 codes for MRREQSDIAGRKMSCWLWKETLALAEDYLFFCSISTQPAPPPPSESAAAMRRLAQDMETQHHARFHSLAQTFLQQCGQDPCSSLRKVMEELVGDGQLNWGRVVSLFTFTGVLARQLREQDGTKPGLDPGQGQDLGQGPSSCRGLAETIADYLGEEKKDWMLENDSWEGFCKFSRSAREVNQDSSMKTALFAAAGVGIAGLTFLLVR; via the exons ATGCGCAGAGAGCAGTCTGATATCGCTGGGAGG AAAATGTCGTGTTGGCTGTGGAAAGAGACCCTGGCTCTGGCAGAGGACTACCTGTTCTTCTGCAGCATAAGCACACAGCCAgcccctccacctcccagcGAGTCAGCCGCTGCCATGAGGCGCCTGGCCCAGGACATGGAGACCCAGCACCACGCTCGCTTCCACTCCCTCGCTCAGACCTTCCTGCAGCAGTGCGGGCAGGACCCCTGCTCCAGCCTCAGGAAGGTGATGGAGGAGCTGGTGGGAGATGGACAGTTGAACTGGGGGAGGGTGGTGTCCCTCTTCACCTTCACTGGGGTGCTGGCCAGACAGCTGCGGGAGCAGGATGGCACAAAGCCGGGGCTGGACCCCGGGCAGGGGCAGGACCTGGGACAGGGACCCAGTAGCTGCAGAGGACTGGCAGAGACCATAGCTGATTACctaggagaggagaagaaagactGGATGCTGGAGAATGACAGCTGG GAAGGGTTTTGTAAGTTCTCCCGCAGTGCCAGAGAGGTGAACCAAGACTCCTCCATGAAGACAGCTCtatttgctgctgctggggtGGGCATCGCAGGATTGACCTTCCTCCTGGTGCGCTAG
- the bcl2l10 gene encoding bcl-2-like protein 10 isoform X1: MWLFVSQISIAFMTAPTKMSCWLWKETLALAEDYLFFCSISTQPAPPPPSESAAAMRRLAQDMETQHHARFHSLAQTFLQQCGQDPCSSLRKVMEELVGDGQLNWGRVVSLFTFTGVLARQLREQDGTKPGLDPGQGQDLGQGPSSCRGLAETIADYLGEEKKDWMLENDSWEGFCKFSRSAREVNQDSSMKTALFAAAGVGIAGLTFLLVR, from the exons ATGTGGCTCTTTGTGTCCCAGATCTCCATTGCATTCATGACAGCTCCAACG AAAATGTCGTGTTGGCTGTGGAAAGAGACCCTGGCTCTGGCAGAGGACTACCTGTTCTTCTGCAGCATAAGCACACAGCCAgcccctccacctcccagcGAGTCAGCCGCTGCCATGAGGCGCCTGGCCCAGGACATGGAGACCCAGCACCACGCTCGCTTCCACTCCCTCGCTCAGACCTTCCTGCAGCAGTGCGGGCAGGACCCCTGCTCCAGCCTCAGGAAGGTGATGGAGGAGCTGGTGGGAGATGGACAGTTGAACTGGGGGAGGGTGGTGTCCCTCTTCACCTTCACTGGGGTGCTGGCCAGACAGCTGCGGGAGCAGGATGGCACAAAGCCGGGGCTGGACCCCGGGCAGGGGCAGGACCTGGGACAGGGACCCAGTAGCTGCAGAGGACTGGCAGAGACCATAGCTGATTACctaggagaggagaagaaagactGGATGCTGGAGAATGACAGCTGG GAAGGGTTTTGTAAGTTCTCCCGCAGTGCCAGAGAGGTGAACCAAGACTCCTCCATGAAGACAGCTCtatttgctgctgctggggtGGGCATCGCAGGATTGACCTTCCTCCTGGTGCGCTAG